A stretch of the Thermithiobacillus plumbiphilus genome encodes the following:
- a CDS encoding DUF4390 domain-containing protein, protein MIRIWGGPLWLLLILLLPINAFAANFEVENARLNKREGAYYLNASFNLETAAHLRELLDRGVLVTLVTEAKVEAPRPLIWGDTIALVRQIRRVQYHPLTRLYIIDEPSTGLRRIFPSWPQALAALQQVRDMPVIDEVLLSPDQDYEAYVRVRLSTSALPLGLRFSALISDWGMDSEWKRIPLRP, encoded by the coding sequence GTGATTCGCATTTGGGGCGGGCCTTTGTGGCTCCTGCTGATCCTGCTGCTGCCCATCAACGCATTCGCTGCCAACTTCGAGGTCGAGAATGCCCGGCTGAACAAGCGCGAGGGCGCCTATTATCTTAACGCCAGCTTCAACCTGGAAACGGCGGCCCATCTGCGTGAGCTGCTGGACCGCGGGGTGTTGGTGACGCTGGTGACCGAAGCGAAGGTGGAGGCGCCGCGTCCGCTGATCTGGGGCGATACCATCGCCCTGGTGCGCCAGATCCGGCGGGTGCAGTATCATCCACTGACCCGGCTTTACATCATCGATGAGCCAAGTACCGGTCTGCGACGCATCTTTCCCAGCTGGCCCCAGGCGCTCGCGGCCCTGCAGCAGGTGCGGGACATGCCGGTGATCGATGAGGTCCTGCTGAGTCCTGACCAAGACTACGAGGCCTATGTCAGGGTTCGTCTTTCCACCTCGGCCCTGCCGCTGGGCCTGCGATTCAGCGCCCTGATTTCCGACTGGGGCATGGACAGCGAATGGAAGCGCATTCCTCTACGGCCGTAA
- a CDS encoding TrkH family potassium uptake protein produces MIQIAEVQRVLALLLLIFAQFMLLPEAVAWYYGDGGRHAFLQSYVVSMTFGILLWLPVRAVRRELRNRDGFLIVGLGWLMLSVVSALPFILSGMTGSVTDAMFEAVSGITTTGSTVFAGLDELPHALNFWRHLLHWVGGMGIIVLAVAILPFLGVGGRQIFKAETPGPMKDAALTPRIASTAKRLWLIYVGLTLVCALALWWAGMTPFDAMNHAFSAVSTGGFSTHDASIAYFDSPLIEFVLIVFMLLASINFATHYVALSGRSWRPYWRDPETRATLGVILGAGLLAALYLWSTGEYGDFRTALRYAMFNVVSVASTTGFSNTDFNLWPAFVPVLMLFLSSFAASAGSTGGGIKMVRALLLMRQGMRELRQLIHPGALDLVKFNGRRVDEQVITAIWGFFFLYVATLGFATLALVAAEMDFYSAFSAAIAHINNMGPGLNAVGPATNYGGISAPAKWILIATMLLGRLEIYTLLVLFTRAFWRY; encoded by the coding sequence ATGATCCAGATCGCCGAGGTCCAGCGCGTCCTTGCCCTGTTGCTGCTGATTTTCGCGCAGTTCATGCTGCTGCCTGAAGCGGTGGCCTGGTACTACGGCGATGGTGGGCGGCATGCCTTTTTGCAGTCCTATGTCGTCAGCATGACTTTCGGGATACTCCTGTGGCTGCCGGTACGCGCGGTCCGGCGCGAGCTGCGCAACCGCGATGGCTTCCTGATCGTTGGCCTAGGCTGGCTGATGCTCTCGGTGGTCAGCGCCCTGCCCTTCATCCTGAGCGGCATGACCGGCAGTGTGACCGACGCCATGTTCGAGGCCGTATCCGGCATCACCACCACTGGCTCCACGGTGTTTGCCGGGCTCGATGAACTCCCGCACGCACTGAACTTCTGGCGTCACCTGCTGCACTGGGTCGGCGGCATGGGCATCATCGTGCTGGCGGTGGCCATTCTGCCCTTCCTGGGGGTGGGCGGCCGGCAGATCTTCAAGGCAGAGACGCCGGGCCCGATGAAGGATGCCGCCCTGACGCCGCGCATTGCCAGCACCGCCAAACGGCTCTGGCTCATCTATGTCGGCCTCACCCTGGTCTGCGCCCTGGCCCTCTGGTGGGCCGGCATGACCCCCTTCGATGCCATGAACCATGCCTTCTCGGCGGTTTCCACCGGTGGGTTTTCCACCCATGATGCCAGTATCGCCTACTTCGATTCTCCCCTGATCGAGTTCGTGCTGATCGTGTTCATGCTGCTGGCCAGCATCAATTTTGCCACCCACTATGTTGCGCTGAGTGGTAGAAGCTGGCGGCCCTACTGGCGCGATCCGGAGACCCGGGCAACCCTCGGAGTGATCCTGGGGGCGGGGCTGCTGGCGGCGCTCTATCTCTGGTCCACGGGCGAATATGGAGATTTCCGCACGGCACTGCGTTATGCGATGTTCAATGTGGTGTCGGTAGCGAGCACCACTGGCTTTTCCAACACGGATTTCAATCTCTGGCCGGCCTTCGTGCCCGTGCTCATGCTGTTTCTCAGCAGTTTCGCCGCCAGCGCCGGCTCGACCGGCGGCGGGATCAAGATGGTGCGCGCCCTGCTGCTCATGAGGCAGGGCATGCGCGAGCTGCGTCAGCTCATTCATCCGGGGGCGCTCGATCTGGTAAAATTCAATGGCCGGCGCGTGGATGAGCAGGTGATCACGGCGATCTGGGGGTTTTTCTTCCTGTATGTCGCCACCCTCGGTTTCGCCACCCTGGCCCTGGTCGCCGCCGAGATGGACTTTTACAGCGCCTTCAGCGCGGCCATCGCCCATATCAACAACATGGGGCCGGGCCTCAACGCCGTGGGGCCGGCGACCAACTATGGCGGCATATCCGCGCCCGCCAAGTGGATCCTGATTGCAACCATGCTGCTCGGGCGCCTGGAAATCTATACCCTGCTGGTGCTGTTCACCCGCGCCTTCTGGCGCTACTGA
- a CDS encoding lysophospholipid acyltransferase family protein, with protein sequence MNQASWQERIQAGLAEALLRLSTPLPDRLRSRLGRGLGHLVRLALPRPRRIAMRNLELCFPELRSDQRRALLREHFCQLGEAALELGPLWRGPRIRFEQLFAQIEGLEHVERAKAQGQGLILLSAHFGSWEAGALYMSLLTRLTALYMPTHNPAFSTLMVAGRSRFGATMTEKKRGFRPLIAALRRGEAIGILADQNVNEREGVFAPFFGMPASTSVAVAHLAKRSGVPVIYVFAFRLPRGAGFRLVFRPLPADYPCGNDETDATTMNAMLETAIREAPAQYWWVHRRFKTRPQGLPDPYA encoded by the coding sequence GTGAACCAGGCAAGCTGGCAGGAGCGAATCCAGGCCGGGCTGGCGGAGGCGCTGTTGCGACTTTCCACTCCTCTGCCCGATCGCCTGCGCAGCCGGCTCGGTCGCGGGCTCGGGCATCTCGTACGGCTTGCCCTGCCCCGCCCGCGCCGCATCGCCATGCGCAACCTCGAACTCTGCTTTCCCGAACTCAGGTCCGACCAGCGCCGTGCCCTGCTGCGCGAGCACTTCTGCCAGCTCGGCGAGGCCGCGCTGGAACTGGGGCCCCTCTGGCGGGGCCCACGCATACGCTTCGAACAGCTTTTTGCCCAGATCGAGGGGCTCGAACATGTTGAACGCGCCAAGGCGCAGGGCCAGGGACTGATCCTCCTGAGCGCTCATTTTGGCAGCTGGGAGGCGGGCGCGCTCTACATGAGCCTGCTGACGCGCCTGACCGCCCTGTACATGCCCACCCACAACCCGGCCTTTTCCACCCTCATGGTAGCCGGGCGCAGCCGCTTTGGCGCGACGATGACCGAGAAGAAGCGGGGCTTTCGACCCCTGATCGCAGCACTTCGCCGCGGCGAGGCCATTGGCATTCTGGCCGATCAGAACGTCAATGAGCGGGAAGGCGTCTTTGCGCCCTTTTTCGGTATGCCGGCCAGCACCAGCGTGGCCGTGGCGCATCTGGCCAAGCGCTCTGGCGTGCCGGTCATTTACGTGTTCGCCTTTCGCCTGCCCAGGGGTGCGGGCTTTCGTCTGGTATTCAGGCCCCTGCCCGCCGACTATCCCTGCGGCAACGACGAGACCGACGCCACCACCATGAATGCCATGCTGGAAACCGCCATCCGCGAAGCACCGGCCCAGTACTGGTGGGTGCACCGGCGCTTCAAGACCCGCCCGCAGGGGCTACCCGATCCTTACGCCTGA
- the trkA gene encoding Trk system potassium transporter TrkA: MKVVILGAGQVGASVAEHLATERNDITVVDIDPERLAQLRDRLDIQTVTGYASYPSVLKEAGTQDADILIAVTSNDETNIVACEMAKVLFNTPTKIARIRAAEYWSHPKLFDAKTFPVDVLISPEALVTEYILRLVEYPGALRVQFFAGGRVGLVGVKAVHGGSLVGHAIRDLRRHSPQVDTRVAVIYRRNRAIGPEGNTVIEAGDEVFFVARAEDIRCVMRELGKDDAPFQRVIIAGGGNIGLRLAQALETRGLAVKLLDHNPRRTLHAAEKLQRTLVLQGDAADEDLLNQEGIRETDLFISVTNDDEDNILSAMLAKRLGVRNCFALINRAAYVDLVQTGTGIDVAINPHWAIIGSILAYVRAGDIAAVHTLRYGAAEVLDIVAHGDRGTSRVVGRRIEELSLPAGVNIAALARGEEVLIAHHDTVIHPEDHVIVFVTDKRRMRDVEKLFQVGFTFL; the protein is encoded by the coding sequence ATGAAGGTGGTCATCCTCGGCGCCGGCCAGGTGGGTGCCTCCGTGGCGGAGCATCTGGCCACCGAGCGCAACGACATCACCGTGGTCGACATTGATCCGGAGCGGCTGGCGCAACTGCGTGACCGGCTCGACATCCAGACCGTGACAGGCTATGCCTCCTATCCCTCGGTACTCAAGGAAGCTGGAACGCAGGACGCGGATATCCTGATTGCCGTCACCAGCAACGATGAGACCAATATCGTCGCCTGCGAGATGGCGAAGGTGCTCTTCAATACGCCGACCAAGATCGCCCGCATCCGTGCCGCTGAATACTGGAGCCATCCCAAGCTCTTTGACGCCAAGACCTTTCCGGTGGATGTGCTGATCAGCCCCGAGGCCCTGGTCACCGAATACATTCTGCGTCTGGTGGAATATCCCGGCGCCCTGCGCGTGCAGTTCTTCGCCGGTGGGCGGGTGGGGCTGGTCGGCGTCAAGGCCGTACACGGTGGCTCGCTGGTCGGGCACGCCATCCGCGATCTGCGCCGTCACAGTCCCCAGGTCGATACCCGGGTGGCGGTCATCTACCGGCGCAACCGCGCCATCGGACCCGAGGGCAATACGGTGATCGAAGCCGGCGACGAGGTATTCTTCGTCGCCCGCGCCGAGGATATCCGCTGCGTCATGCGCGAACTCGGCAAGGATGATGCCCCGTTCCAGCGGGTGATCATCGCTGGCGGCGGCAACATCGGCCTGCGCCTGGCCCAGGCACTGGAGACGCGCGGTCTTGCCGTCAAGCTGCTCGACCATAATCCCAGGCGCACCCTGCACGCCGCTGAGAAGCTGCAGCGCACCCTGGTCTTGCAGGGCGACGCCGCCGACGAGGACCTGCTCAACCAGGAGGGCATCCGCGAGACGGACCTCTTCATCTCCGTCACCAATGATGACGAGGACAACATCCTCTCGGCCATGCTCGCCAAGCGGCTCGGGGTACGCAACTGCTTCGCCCTGATCAACCGCGCCGCCTATGTGGACCTGGTGCAGACTGGCACTGGCATCGATGTCGCCATCAATCCGCACTGGGCCATCATTGGCTCGATCCTGGCCTACGTGCGTGCCGGAGACATCGCCGCCGTCCACACCCTGCGGTACGGCGCGGCGGAGGTGCTCGACATCGTCGCGCATGGTGATCGCGGCACCTCGCGGGTGGTCGGGCGGCGCATCGAGGAACTCTCCCTGCCCGCCGGCGTCAACATTGCCGCACTGGCGCGCGGCGAAGAAGTCCTAATCGCCCATCACGACACGGTCATCCACCCGGAAGATCACGTCATCGTCTTCGTCACCGACAAACGCCGCATGCGCGACGTGGAGAAGCTTTTCCAGGTCGGTTTCACCTTTCTCTAG
- a CDS encoding sensor histidine kinase gives MEAHSSTAVRRLSTLGVARLGGGFASGWGVLVLLFALAGTIAMTYLASQGRDYGGYFIPLLIANGIAVLLLGVLIFYNALVFWRQWRAGILGTRLAMRLVLLVAVLTVTPAGVIFGFSWQFLNQGVDSWFNVEVRDALEQAMSVARSSIEQNRSTTLEAAQNIALALEEAGNAAMPIERLMRMRSQYHLAEATLLDENGRILASSSDFLSLAPRPVSPEMLTLARARYPYTLVEPDPNGRLVIKILLTLNRANFAQPQRFLYVMNPLPQELTAAADSIQLAYQRYQQLELIRDPMKAAFNLSLTSVLLVTILTSLWMSLFLSRRLAAPIGHLAAGTRAVARGEFAPLLPVGGHDEMGILVHSFNSMTRQLAQAQRNAAQARQQAEARRAFLETILGHLSSGVMTFDVQGHLTTANAAVTQLLGVSMERELGEPVDYLKRRHPEYAALFEWVEHRFARRDRYIQEELVVERGSGRQVLLLRAAALPQSAPTEDNERDEEHPGQGGFVLVFDDITTLLQAQRSAAWSEVARRLAHEIKNPLTPIQLSAERLRRKYLSQLGEAGEPLDRATRTIINQVESLKVMVDAFSEYARQPQLRLRPLDLNALILDVLELYREQNAREGGVRIVTDLDPTLPLVEADAGRLRQVLHNLVRNALDVLSPNQRLEIRTRASGGAEGALNVHLTVSDSGPGFPPEILERVFEPYVTTKPKGTGLGLAIVKKMVDEHGGQISASNHPEGGAQVLIVLPARVLNRGVA, from the coding sequence ATGGAAGCGCATTCCTCTACGGCCGTAAGGCGCCTGTCCACCCTGGGGGTCGCCCGCCTGGGTGGCGGCTTTGCCAGTGGCTGGGGCGTGCTGGTCCTGCTTTTTGCCCTGGCCGGCACCATCGCCATGACCTATCTGGCCAGCCAGGGTCGGGATTACGGCGGCTACTTCATTCCCTTGCTGATCGCCAACGGCATTGCCGTGCTGCTGCTGGGCGTGCTGATCTTCTACAACGCGCTGGTGTTCTGGCGTCAGTGGCGGGCGGGCATTCTCGGTACCCGGCTTGCCATGCGTCTGGTGCTGCTGGTGGCAGTGCTCACGGTGACACCCGCCGGCGTGATCTTCGGCTTCTCCTGGCAGTTTCTCAATCAGGGGGTGGACTCCTGGTTCAATGTCGAGGTGCGCGACGCCCTGGAGCAGGCCATGTCCGTGGCGCGCAGCAGCATCGAGCAGAACCGCTCGACAACCCTGGAGGCGGCCCAGAACATCGCGCTGGCCCTGGAGGAGGCGGGCAATGCTGCCATGCCGATCGAGAGATTGATGCGCATGCGCAGCCAGTATCACCTTGCCGAGGCCACCCTGCTCGATGAGAATGGCCGGATCCTTGCCAGCAGCAGCGATTTCCTGAGTCTCGCACCTCGGCCGGTGTCCCCGGAGATGCTGACCCTGGCGCGCGCGCGCTATCCCTATACCCTGGTGGAACCCGATCCCAATGGCAGGCTGGTCATCAAGATCCTGCTCACGCTCAATCGCGCCAACTTCGCGCAGCCGCAACGCTTTCTCTATGTCATGAACCCCCTGCCGCAGGAACTCACGGCCGCGGCCGACAGCATCCAGCTGGCTTACCAGCGCTACCAGCAACTGGAGCTGATCCGCGACCCGATGAAGGCGGCCTTCAACCTGAGCCTGACCAGCGTGTTGCTGGTCACCATCCTGACATCCTTATGGATGAGCCTTTTTCTGTCGCGGCGACTGGCTGCCCCGATCGGGCATCTGGCAGCCGGCACGCGGGCGGTGGCGCGGGGCGAGTTCGCGCCCCTGCTGCCGGTGGGTGGGCATGATGAAATGGGTATTCTCGTGCACTCCTTCAACAGCATGACCCGCCAGCTGGCTCAGGCCCAGCGCAATGCCGCCCAGGCCCGTCAGCAGGCCGAGGCCCGGCGCGCCTTCCTTGAAACCATTCTGGGGCATCTCTCCAGTGGCGTGATGACCTTTGATGTGCAGGGTCATCTGACCACCGCCAATGCCGCCGTGACCCAGCTCCTTGGCGTGAGCATGGAGCGTGAGCTCGGGGAGCCGGTGGATTATCTCAAGCGCCGACACCCGGAATATGCCGCCCTCTTCGAGTGGGTGGAGCACCGTTTCGCCCGGCGCGACCGCTATATCCAGGAGGAACTGGTGGTGGAGCGCGGCAGTGGCCGGCAGGTCCTGCTGTTGCGTGCCGCGGCCCTGCCCCAGAGCGCGCCGACCGAGGATAACGAGCGGGATGAGGAACATCCCGGCCAGGGTGGCTTCGTGCTGGTGTTCGACGACATCACCACGTTGCTGCAGGCACAGCGCTCGGCGGCCTGGAGCGAGGTGGCCCGGCGTCTGGCTCACGAGATCAAGAATCCGCTCACACCGATTCAGCTGTCGGCCGAGCGTCTGCGTCGCAAGTACCTGAGCCAGCTTGGCGAGGCCGGCGAGCCGCTGGACCGCGCCACCCGTACCATCATCAATCAGGTGGAAAGCCTCAAGGTGATGGTCGACGCCTTCTCGGAATATGCCCGCCAGCCCCAGCTGCGGCTGCGGCCCCTGGATCTGAATGCCCTGATTCTCGATGTGCTGGAGCTTTATCGCGAGCAGAATGCCCGCGAGGGCGGGGTGCGGATCGTCACCGATCTTGATCCTACCCTGCCGCTGGTGGAGGCCGATGCCGGACGTCTGCGTCAGGTGCTGCACAACCTGGTCCGCAATGCCCTGGACGTGCTCAGCCCCAATCAGCGCCTGGAAATCAGGACTCGTGCCAGCGGCGGCGCCGAGGGCGCGCTCAACGTGCATCTGACAGTCAGTGATTCCGGGCCGGGCTTTCCGCCCGAAATTCTTGAAAGGGTATTTGAACCTTATGTCACGACCAAGCCCAAAGGCACTGGACTGGGGCTTGCGATCGTGAAGAAGATGGTTGATGAGCACGGGGGACAGATCAGTGCCAGCAATCACCCCGAGGGTGGGGCACAGGTACTGATCGTGCTGCCGGCACGCGTTTTGAACAGAGGAGTGGCCTAA
- a CDS encoding sigma-54 dependent transcriptional regulator, whose amino-acid sequence MEAAMANMPQQESRARVLIVDDEPDIRESLREILEDEGYQILTAADSREADQLRRSGPVDLVLLDIWMPGEDGLALLKRWAENGLEQPVVMMSGHGTVETAVEATKLGAYDFIEKPLSLEKTLLTIEHALEAARLRQENVDLRRQTRPVDAPSGNSVAINQLRQQIERVALSDSWVLLSGAPGSGKEVAARYLHSCSRRAAGPFVDLKAAAITTPNIAVELFGCETGGQVHNGRLEQANRGTLFIDEIADMDLETQVRLLSALQEGRLLRVGGVAPVQANVRVVAATSRDLRSEMQAGRFREDLFYRLNVVPLRVPTLAGRRQDIPVLLDEFVRFYVNRDGLAPRQFSAGALEVMGHYPWPGNVRELQNLVERLLILAEGPEVSAEEVERALGLDSRGAISSEETEDFSGTLKTARDKFEKAFIEYHLARNSGNIARTAEAVGLERTHLYRKLKSLGIPY is encoded by the coding sequence ATGGAAGCGGCAATGGCGAACATGCCCCAGCAGGAGTCCCGGGCGCGGGTCCTGATTGTGGACGATGAACCGGACATCCGGGAGTCCCTGCGGGAGATCCTGGAGGACGAGGGATACCAGATCCTGACCGCAGCCGACAGTCGCGAGGCCGATCAGCTGCGTCGGAGTGGGCCGGTGGACCTGGTCCTGCTCGACATCTGGATGCCCGGCGAGGATGGTCTGGCTCTGCTCAAGCGCTGGGCCGAGAATGGGCTGGAGCAGCCGGTGGTGATGATGTCCGGGCATGGCACCGTGGAAACTGCGGTGGAGGCAACCAAGCTCGGGGCCTATGACTTCATCGAAAAGCCCCTGTCGCTGGAAAAGACCCTGCTGACCATCGAGCACGCCCTGGAGGCGGCGCGGTTGCGCCAGGAAAATGTCGATTTGAGGCGACAGACCCGGCCGGTGGACGCCCCCAGCGGCAACAGCGTCGCTATCAACCAGTTGCGCCAGCAGATCGAGCGCGTGGCCCTGAGTGATTCCTGGGTGCTGCTGAGTGGCGCGCCCGGCAGCGGCAAGGAAGTTGCGGCCCGTTACCTGCACAGCTGTAGCCGCCGCGCTGCCGGCCCCTTCGTGGATCTCAAGGCCGCTGCCATCACCACGCCCAACATCGCCGTCGAACTCTTTGGCTGCGAAACCGGCGGCCAGGTACATAACGGCCGGCTGGAGCAGGCCAATCGCGGCACGCTCTTCATAGACGAAATCGCCGACATGGATCTTGAAACCCAGGTGCGCCTGCTCTCTGCCCTGCAGGAAGGACGCCTGTTGCGGGTCGGCGGTGTGGCACCGGTGCAGGCCAATGTGCGGGTGGTGGCAGCCACCAGCCGCGATCTGCGCTCGGAAATGCAGGCCGGACGTTTTCGCGAGGACCTTTTCTATCGCCTGAATGTGGTGCCGCTGCGGGTACCGACTCTGGCCGGGCGGCGTCAGGACATCCCCGTGCTGCTGGATGAATTCGTGCGTTTCTATGTCAACCGCGACGGGCTGGCCCCTCGTCAGTTCAGTGCCGGCGCCCTGGAGGTGATGGGGCATTATCCCTGGCCAGGCAATGTGCGTGAGCTGCAGAATCTCGTCGAGCGCTTGCTGATCCTGGCCGAGGGCCCTGAGGTCAGTGCCGAGGAGGTGGAGCGTGCCCTGGGTCTGGACAGCCGTGGCGCGATCAGTTCCGAGGAAACCGAGGACTTCAGCGGCACGCTCAAGACTGCGCGGGACAAGTTCGAGAAGGCCTTTATCGAATACCATCTGGCGCGCAACAGCGGCAACATCGCGCGCACTGCCGAGGCCGTCGGGCTGGAGCGCACGCATCTCTATCGCAAGCTCAAGTCCCTGGGGATCCCATATTGA
- a CDS encoding class I SAM-dependent methyltransferase yields MDEQERRTRWQRCYAESAGDIPQACSVLRDHSHLLPSEGDALDLACGRGGNALMLAGLGLRVQAWDYAESALNALESRAQAAGLSLHTQCRDVVRQPPAPGSFDVIVVSNFLARNLFPALVEALRPGGLLFYETWLGERQGRGPQDPAFRLVPGELPQLIQPLQALHYQESEDRASLVARSP; encoded by the coding sequence TTGGACGAGCAGGAAAGACGTACACGCTGGCAGCGTTGCTATGCGGAAAGCGCCGGTGACATTCCGCAGGCCTGCAGCGTGCTGCGCGATCACTCGCACTTGCTGCCGTCTGAGGGAGACGCCCTGGATCTCGCCTGCGGGCGCGGCGGCAACGCCCTGATGCTGGCTGGTCTGGGCCTGCGTGTGCAGGCCTGGGACTATGCCGAGAGCGCCCTGAACGCGCTGGAATCCCGGGCTCAGGCCGCCGGACTCAGCCTGCACACCCAGTGCCGCGATGTGGTGCGGCAGCCGCCCGCGCCAGGGTCCTTCGATGTCATCGTCGTCAGCAATTTCCTGGCGCGCAACCTGTTTCCGGCGCTGGTCGAAGCCCTGCGCCCCGGCGGGCTGCTGTTCTACGAGACCTGGCTCGGTGAACGCCAGGGGCGGGGGCCGCAGGATCCTGCCTTCCGGCTCGTTCCTGGCGAATTACCGCAACTCATTCAGCCACTGCAGGCACTGCACTATCAGGAAAGCGAAGATCGCGCCAGTCTCGTGGCGCGCTCCCCTTAG
- a CDS encoding PepSY domain-containing protein yields the protein MKNGLKWMRLTRYWHARLGVFASLLFLILVITGVMLNHTEALKLDQRPVAASWLMGWYGLENQTPEQGYRLGQGYLVSQSGRWFMDGHLLGKDLPAPVGALEIGGIRYIASPEQLALYQSDGQRVDQLDSSALPATPLTALGQSGKSVLIRSPKGVFASTDGGLNWQAYQGTARWSQPEPLPAGLRQQLAPAFAPHLPLERIMLDLHSGRIFGRFGPWLMDLAALILLGLSLSGAWIFWQGTRRP from the coding sequence ATGAAAAACGGGCTGAAATGGATGCGCCTGACCCGCTACTGGCATGCCCGGCTGGGGGTTTTCGCGAGCCTGCTCTTCCTGATCCTGGTGATCACCGGGGTGATGCTCAATCATACCGAAGCCCTCAAGCTCGACCAGCGGCCAGTTGCGGCCTCCTGGCTGATGGGCTGGTACGGCCTTGAGAACCAGACGCCCGAGCAGGGCTATCGACTGGGACAGGGATATCTGGTTTCGCAGTCAGGGCGCTGGTTCATGGATGGACATCTGCTGGGAAAGGACCTGCCGGCCCCGGTCGGGGCGCTGGAGATTGGCGGCATCCGTTATATCGCCAGCCCCGAGCAGCTCGCGCTCTATCAGTCGGATGGCCAGCGGGTGGATCAGCTCGACAGTAGCGCCTTGCCGGCCACACCGCTCACGGCACTGGGCCAGAGCGGCAAGTCCGTGTTGATCCGCAGCCCCAAAGGGGTCTTTGCCAGTACGGATGGCGGTCTGAACTGGCAAGCTTACCAGGGAACGGCCCGATGGAGCCAGCCAGAACCCCTGCCTGCCGGGTTACGCCAGCAGCTTGCCCCGGCATTCGCGCCCCATCTCCCGCTGGAGCGCATCATGCTGGACCTGCACAGTGGGCGCATCTTCGGTCGCTTCGGCCCCTGGTTGATGGACCTTGCGGCCCTGATCCTGCTGGGCCTATCCCTGAGTGGCGCGTGGATTTTCTGGCAAGGCACGCGCCGGCCGTGA
- the moaB gene encoding molybdenum cofactor biosynthesis protein B, which produces MIDSNRPFLPLSLGILTVSDTRTPETDKSGDTLASLAAEAGHRIAARRIVPDDLSTLRQAFADWIAEPVIDAIVSTGGTGVTGRDVTPEALAPLVSKAIPGFGELFRQLSFAEIGTSTIQSRAEAAICEGTIVFLLPGSTGACRLGMEKIILPQLDIRHRPCNLAELLPRIRDER; this is translated from the coding sequence ATGATCGATAGCAACCGTCCCTTCCTGCCCCTGAGCCTTGGAATCCTCACCGTATCTGACACCCGCACGCCGGAAACCGACAAGTCCGGCGATACCCTGGCGAGTCTGGCCGCCGAGGCCGGTCACCGGATTGCTGCCCGGCGTATCGTGCCGGATGATCTCTCCACCCTGCGTCAGGCCTTCGCCGACTGGATCGCCGAACCGGTAATCGACGCCATCGTCAGTACCGGCGGCACCGGCGTCACCGGCCGTGATGTCACGCCCGAGGCCCTCGCGCCCCTGGTCAGCAAGGCCATCCCGGGATTTGGCGAGCTCTTTCGCCAGCTCTCCTTCGCCGAAATCGGCACCAGCACCATACAAAGCCGCGCCGAAGCCGCGATCTGTGAGGGCACGATCGTGTTCCTGCTGCCCGGCTCCACCGGCGCCTGTCGGCTCGGCATGGAAAAGATCATCCTGCCGCAGCTCGACATCCGCCATCGGCCCTGCAATCTGGCCGAATTGTTGCCGCGCATCCGCGATGAGCGATAG